In one window of Armatimonadota bacterium DNA:
- a CDS encoding beta galactosidase jelly roll domain-containing protein yields MRRGQLLAVLAGLLAVFAATSPGGAAVTVTDDRTLDLNGAWQFAVDPEGRFDVETVERTADWRTIEVPSCWEAQFPDLLAYDGVAWYQRTFTVPAAWHTATVRLCFGAVDYFAEVWVNGHHAGTHEGGYTPYAFDVTPDLAYGSENAVAVRVTDPTNDRDRFAQFPFDEVPSGKQGHYCQTGGIWQRVWLEARPNPYVGVLHVTPDVDA; encoded by the coding sequence ATGAGGCGCGGTCAACTGCTGGCAGTTCTGGCGGGCTTGCTCGCAGTGTTCGCGGCGACATCGCCGGGAGGCGCAGCGGTGACGGTGACGGATGATCGAACGCTTGACCTCAACGGGGCATGGCAGTTCGCGGTTGATCCCGAGGGCCGGTTTGACGTCGAGACGGTGGAGCGGACGGCGGACTGGCGTACCATCGAGGTGCCGTCATGCTGGGAGGCGCAGTTCCCGGACCTGCTGGCATACGACGGCGTGGCATGGTACCAGCGCACATTCACCGTGCCCGCGGCGTGGCACACCGCGACGGTGCGATTGTGTTTCGGGGCGGTGGACTACTTCGCCGAGGTGTGGGTCAACGGTCACCATGCCGGCACCCACGAGGGTGGCTACACCCCGTACGCCTTCGATGTCACGCCGGATCTAGCTTACGGCTCCGAGAACGCTGTGGCCGTGCGGGTCACCGATCCGACGAATGACCGCGACCGCTTCGCTCAATTCCCCTTCGACGAGGTCCCGAGTGGCAAGCAAGGACACTACTGCCAGACGGGTGGCATCTGGCAGCGAGTGTGGCTGGAGGCGCGGCCCAATCCGTACGTGGGCGTGTTGCATGTGACGCCGGATGTTGACGCGG
- a CDS encoding lysoplasmalogenase, with amino-acid sequence MGYSLLLVAVILAAVDWVGVAREERRLEYAFKPLVMIVLLAWLWQATGLRGWAAWFAFGVVFSLAGDVFLMLPRDLFLAGLVSFLLAQVAYAVGFNPTLPALNLGALLLAAVVAAYASWIYLHLSRGLRARNEAGLAAPVLVYAVVISAMVLSALLTLMRPEWNRVHALIASAGAVLFLASDSMLAWDRFVRPFPGARLKVMVTYHLGQVGILVGAGLHLAALN; translated from the coding sequence ATGGGCTATTCGCTGCTTCTTGTCGCCGTGATACTCGCCGCGGTGGACTGGGTGGGCGTGGCCCGCGAGGAGAGACGGCTGGAATACGCGTTCAAGCCGCTGGTGATGATCGTTCTCCTTGCGTGGCTGTGGCAGGCAACTGGGCTGCGCGGGTGGGCGGCGTGGTTCGCGTTCGGCGTCGTGTTCTCGCTGGCGGGGGATGTCTTCCTGATGCTGCCGCGCGACCTGTTCCTCGCAGGGCTGGTGTCATTCCTGCTGGCCCAGGTGGCCTATGCAGTGGGCTTCAACCCGACTCTCCCTGCGCTAAACCTCGGGGCTTTGCTGCTGGCGGCGGTCGTGGCCGCGTACGCATCGTGGATCTACTTGCACTTGTCGAGAGGGCTGAGGGCCCGCAATGAAGCGGGCCTGGCTGCGCCGGTTCTGGTGTACGCCGTGGTGATCAGCGCGATGGTGCTCTCGGCGTTGCTGACGTTGATGCGCCCGGAGTGGAATCGCGTGCACGCGCTGATCGCGAGCGCAGGCGCAGTTCTGTTTCTGGCGTCGGACAGCATGCTTGCCTGGGACCGATTCGTGCGACCGTTTCCGGGCGCGCGGTTGAAGGTCATGGTGACGTACCATCTCGGGCAGGTCGGAATCCTGGTGGGAGCGGGACTGCACCTCGCGGCGCTGAACTGA
- a CDS encoding ADP-ribosylglycohydrolase family protein: MGDALVGCLLGTAVGDSIGLCCEGLSRQRQARLCPEIAGHRFLFHRGMVSDDTEHTCMTAQALLAAGGEPAAFATVLAWRLRFWLLGLPAGIGFGTLRAILKLWLGFPPHRSGVHSAGNGPAMRSAIIGVGYGGDGDVLHELIRASTRITHTDPRAECGALAVALAAYLSGSRLGATIAPDEYLRQLSALLAGKHEAEELLPLVRAAAESVCAGQTTEAFAEQLGLADGVSGYIYHTVPVALQCWLRHQADYRSGILAIVRCGGDTDTTAAIVGGIIGAGVGKAGIPQDWLDGLWEWPRSVEWMERLGRAVAESRTLGTSQQAPPLPRWGLAVRNVVFLLAVLAHGVRRLFPPY, translated from the coding sequence ATGGGAGATGCGCTTGTCGGCTGCCTGCTCGGGACGGCGGTCGGGGACAGCATCGGCCTGTGCTGCGAAGGGCTGTCAAGGCAGCGGCAAGCTCGGCTATGCCCCGAGATCGCTGGGCACCGCTTTCTGTTCCATAGAGGCATGGTGTCGGACGATACCGAGCACACCTGCATGACGGCGCAAGCGCTCCTCGCGGCAGGCGGCGAACCCGCGGCGTTCGCGACGGTGCTGGCCTGGCGCTTGCGGTTCTGGCTGCTCGGTCTGCCTGCGGGCATCGGGTTTGGCACACTAAGGGCTATTCTGAAGCTGTGGCTCGGGTTTCCGCCTCATCGAAGCGGCGTCCATTCGGCGGGCAATGGGCCCGCGATGCGAAGCGCCATCATCGGCGTGGGTTACGGTGGAGACGGCGATGTATTGCACGAGTTGATCCGGGCTTCGACGCGCATTACTCACACCGATCCCAGAGCGGAGTGCGGCGCACTGGCGGTAGCACTGGCAGCATACCTTTCCGGCTCGCGCCTAGGCGCGACGATAGCGCCTGACGAGTACCTGCGCCAACTCTCAGCGCTACTTGCGGGCAAACACGAGGCAGAGGAGTTGCTGCCATTGGTCCGCGCTGCCGCCGAGAGCGTGTGCGCCGGGCAGACAACGGAGGCCTTTGCCGAGCAACTCGGCCTGGCCGACGGAGTGTCGGGGTATATCTATCACACGGTCCCGGTCGCGCTGCAGTGCTGGCTGCGGCACCAAGCGGACTATCGTTCGGGCATTTTGGCGATCGTGCGCTGCGGCGGGGACACCGACACGACGGCCGCGATCGTCGGTGGAATCATCGGCGCGGGCGTGGGCAAGGCGGGCATTCCGCAGGACTGGCTCGACGGCTTGTGGGAATGGCCGCGAAGCGTGGAGTGGATGGAACGGCTGGGCCGCGCCGTGGCCGAAAGCCGCACGCTCGGGACGTCGCAGCAGGCCCCGCCGCTCCCCCGATGGGGGTTGGCAGTGCGGAATGTCGTCTTCCTGCTGGCGGTGCTGGCGCACGGCGTGCGCCGTCTCTTCCCACCGTACTGA
- a CDS encoding gamma-glutamyltransferase translates to MQQGPEVTSARGAVAIGPDEAARIGARILARGGNAMDAAAATAMACCMLRPDMTGVGGYGLCAMVLERESGRVWCLDANARAPAAAHERMFDVASLANGAQTGHAINRAEYACRVTDDANVHGPLAVGVPGMMAGMGTLWERWGCLTWPDIVEPSLALLGAGFPYGSVAHAIGSLQDVIRRFPASAEHLMPDGKLPEKDDTWHRPDMEKTLARLAEAGWRDFYQGELGRTIADYLQSAGGILTREDMARYEPRVAEPLTTTYRGATVHGSILSNGGLTSLQVLNMLECFPPAEDNSVGYWHLLAEILKLAWRDRLIYLADSESVDVPVHSLLSKGYAAGRVEAIRQMPAHVDRRAPDLLTDATGGTVHLSTADADGNLVAATITQGGAFGSCVTVPGTGIILGHAMCRLDPRPGRANSIAPRKRPLNNMAPMIVCLPNRDVAVGLPGGRRIISVAAQLVQRIVDYGAGGYDAAAAPRMHVEFKEPVQLTESAGDDVIQALRQMGHDIEAVRAVAGAAHCAEWLRDMKTIRAGGNDGAAAP, encoded by the coding sequence ATGCAACAGGGACCGGAAGTCACCTCCGCGCGCGGCGCGGTCGCCATCGGCCCGGACGAGGCGGCGCGCATCGGCGCGCGCATCCTGGCGCGCGGCGGCAACGCCATGGACGCGGCCGCCGCGACCGCCATGGCGTGCTGCATGCTCCGGCCCGACATGACCGGCGTCGGCGGCTACGGGTTGTGCGCCATGGTGCTGGAGCGCGAGTCAGGCCGGGTGTGGTGCCTCGACGCCAACGCGCGCGCTCCCGCCGCCGCCCATGAGCGCATGTTCGACGTCGCGTCCCTCGCAAACGGCGCGCAAACGGGCCATGCAATCAACCGCGCCGAGTACGCCTGCCGCGTTACGGACGACGCCAACGTGCACGGGCCGCTCGCCGTCGGCGTCCCCGGCATGATGGCGGGCATGGGCACGCTGTGGGAACGCTGGGGGTGCCTCACATGGCCCGACATCGTCGAGCCGTCGCTGGCACTGCTCGGCGCCGGCTTCCCCTACGGCAGCGTCGCCCACGCCATCGGCAGTCTGCAGGATGTCATCCGTCGGTTCCCCGCATCGGCGGAGCATCTCATGCCCGACGGCAAACTCCCCGAAAAAGACGACACCTGGCATCGGCCCGACATGGAGAAAACCCTCGCGCGCCTCGCCGAGGCGGGGTGGCGTGACTTCTACCAGGGCGAACTCGGGCGAACCATCGCCGACTACCTCCAGTCCGCCGGCGGCATCCTGACCCGCGAGGACATGGCCCGATACGAGCCCCGGGTCGCGGAACCGCTCACCACGACCTACCGCGGCGCGACGGTCCACGGATCCATCCTTTCCAACGGCGGGCTCACCTCGCTGCAAGTGCTCAATATGCTGGAGTGCTTCCCGCCCGCCGAGGACAACAGCGTCGGCTATTGGCATCTCCTCGCCGAGATTCTCAAGCTTGCCTGGCGCGACCGCCTGATCTACCTCGCCGACTCCGAATCCGTGGACGTCCCCGTCCACAGTCTGCTGAGCAAGGGCTACGCGGCGGGCCGGGTCGAGGCGATCAGGCAGATGCCCGCGCACGTGGATCGCCGCGCGCCCGATCTGCTGACCGACGCCACGGGCGGCACCGTGCACCTCTCCACCGCCGACGCCGACGGCAACCTCGTCGCCGCGACCATCACCCAGGGCGGCGCCTTCGGCTCGTGCGTCACCGTGCCCGGCACGGGCATCATTCTCGGTCACGCCATGTGCCGCCTCGACCCGCGGCCCGGGCGCGCGAACTCGATCGCGCCGCGCAAGCGCCCGCTCAACAACATGGCGCCGATGATCGTGTGCCTGCCCAACCGCGACGTCGCCGTCGGCCTCCCCGGCGGGCGGAGGATCATCAGCGTCGCCGCTCAGCTCGTGCAGCGCATCGTGGATTACGGCGCCGGCGGTTACGACGCGGCGGCCGCCCCGCGCATGCACGTCGAGTTCAAGGAACCGGTGCAGCTTACCGAGTCCGCAGGGGATGATGTCATCCAGGCGCTGCGGCAAATGGGCCATGACATCGAGGCCGTGCGCGCGGTCGCCGGAGCCGCGCACTGCGCGGAGTGGCTGAGGGATATGAAGACTATCCGCGCCGGGGGCAACGACGGCGCCGCCGCGCCGTGA